In one Aeromicrobium erythreum genomic region, the following are encoded:
- the aqpZ gene encoding aquaporin Z — MSTTTPVFTTSQRLTAEALGTFWLVLGGCGTAVLAGDQVGFAGVALAFGLTVLTGAYAFGPVSGGHFNPAVSVGLATARRFPWKDVPAYAAAQVVGATVAGALLLAIASGKPGFDAVASGFATNGYGDRSPGGHGFWAVVVTEVVLTAFFLFVILGASSKRAAVGFSGLAIGLALTLIHLVSIPVSNTSVNPARSLGVAWFAGGDALSQVWVFILAPVVGAAIAGLAHAALLGDDEEDAADAQ; from the coding sequence ATGTCCACCACCACGCCCGTCTTCACCACCTCGCAGCGCCTGACGGCCGAGGCGCTCGGCACCTTCTGGCTCGTCCTCGGCGGCTGCGGCACCGCGGTGCTCGCCGGTGACCAGGTCGGCTTCGCCGGCGTCGCGCTGGCGTTCGGCCTGACCGTCCTCACCGGCGCCTACGCGTTCGGCCCCGTCTCCGGCGGGCACTTCAACCCCGCGGTGTCCGTGGGACTCGCGACCGCCCGCCGCTTCCCGTGGAAGGACGTACCGGCGTACGCGGCGGCACAGGTGGTCGGCGCGACCGTGGCCGGTGCGCTCCTGCTCGCCATCGCCTCGGGCAAGCCCGGGTTCGACGCCGTCGCCTCCGGTTTCGCCACGAACGGCTACGGCGACCGCTCGCCCGGCGGCCACGGGTTCTGGGCCGTCGTGGTCACCGAGGTCGTGCTGACCGCCTTCTTCCTCTTCGTGATCCTCGGCGCCTCGTCCAAGCGTGCGGCGGTCGGCTTCTCGGGCCTCGCCATCGGTCTGGCCCTCACGCTGATCCACCTCGTGAGCATCCCGGTCAGCAACACGTCGGTGAACCCGGCGCGCTCGCTCGGCGTGGCCTGGTTCGCGGGCGGCGACGCCCTCTCGCAGGTCTGGGTCTTCATCCTGGCGCCCGTCGTCGGTGCCGCGATCGCCGGCCTCGCCCACGCCGCCCTCCTCGGCGACGACGAGGAGGACGCGGCCGACGCGCAGTAG
- a CDS encoding DUF58 domain-containing protein encodes MRLLRRLPRPGLAWPGLRLTGRGAGFLVTSLVLLAAAPLLSLPALLSVSAMLLGVVVLAAVFVLLGQARVVVERRFAPEVLSPGDTTTATVEVTNLSVLPALEARWSDTVPHGLSADASGVLPPLGGSRTRRSRARFRYPVQGLRRGRHVLGPLRVEVVDPFGLVLRRHTFGDAQDLVVLPRRHALDAGSTRGLDEGVAAQGAAHRAGIGEDDLVARTYLPGDALKRMHWKATAHRGELMVRQEEQQDDPRIGVVVDPDAASFGTARERDGWSYSPELEWAVSAAASMVDHLVHAGFAVTLRSPLDVVDRQLDHVEAVEEALVDLAVLEPLPGADPADADPGERTVVAVLGRPDVARAQAWTEALAGATSVLALVSAGTRGPALEVLERAGWRHVPYTAHDDVSEVWSRLGVSRTRAAS; translated from the coding sequence GTGAGGCTGCTGCGACGGCTGCCCCGTCCTGGCCTGGCCTGGCCTGGTCTGCGACTGACGGGTCGTGGTGCCGGCTTCCTCGTGACGTCGCTGGTCCTGCTCGCCGCGGCGCCGTTGCTGTCGCTCCCTGCTCTGCTGAGCGTCTCGGCGATGCTGCTGGGCGTCGTCGTGCTGGCGGCCGTCTTCGTGCTCCTCGGGCAGGCGCGGGTCGTCGTCGAGCGGCGCTTCGCGCCCGAGGTGCTCTCGCCGGGCGACACCACGACCGCCACCGTCGAGGTGACCAACCTGTCGGTGCTGCCCGCCCTCGAGGCCCGCTGGAGCGACACCGTGCCGCACGGGCTGAGCGCCGATGCCAGCGGCGTGCTCCCGCCGCTCGGCGGCAGTCGCACCCGCCGGTCGCGGGCGCGGTTCCGCTACCCCGTGCAGGGCCTGCGGCGAGGTCGGCACGTGCTCGGGCCGCTGCGGGTCGAGGTCGTCGACCCGTTCGGCCTCGTGCTGCGCCGCCACACCTTCGGCGACGCCCAGGACCTCGTGGTGCTCCCGCGGCGGCACGCGCTCGACGCGGGATCGACCCGGGGGCTCGACGAGGGGGTCGCCGCCCAGGGCGCGGCACACCGCGCCGGCATCGGCGAGGACGACCTGGTCGCCCGCACGTACCTGCCCGGCGACGCGCTGAAGCGGATGCACTGGAAGGCCACCGCGCACCGCGGCGAGCTCATGGTGCGCCAGGAGGAGCAGCAGGACGACCCGAGGATCGGCGTCGTCGTCGACCCCGACGCGGCGTCCTTCGGCACCGCCCGGGAGCGGGACGGCTGGTCGTACTCGCCCGAGCTGGAGTGGGCGGTCAGCGCCGCGGCGTCGATGGTCGACCACCTCGTGCACGCCGGTTTCGCCGTCACCCTCCGCTCGCCGCTCGACGTGGTCGACCGCCAGCTCGACCACGTCGAGGCCGTCGAGGAGGCCCTCGTCGACCTCGCGGTGCTCGAGCCGCTGCCGGGCGCCGACCCTGCCGACGCCGATCCCGGGGAGCGGACCGTGGTGGCCGTGCTCGGGCGTCCCGACGTCGCGCGTGCCCAGGCCTGGACCGAGGCGCTCGCGGGCGCCACCAGCGTGCTCGCGCTCGTCTCCGCCGGGACGCGCGGACCGGCGCTCGAGGTGCTCGAGCGTGCCGGCTGGCGGCACGTCCCCTACACCGCCCACGACGACGTGTCCGAGGTCTGGTCGCGCCTGGGGGTGAGTCGCACCCGTGCTGCGTCCTGA
- a CDS encoding acyl-CoA synthetase, translating into MTSSSPTTLLRALRDLDLPDHPEAVVVDGRALSRAGLREVAVAFASRLPDAGPVAVCAEPTLETVVAVSGCLLAGVPVVPVPPDAGPAETAHVVTDSGATCWAGPRRDGVDLPLVEVPTAPTAGDRGVDLPEPVAETETAIVLYTSGTTGAPKGVVLSHRALRTGIEGLADAWGWTGDDVVAHGLPLFHTHGLVLGVLGSLHLGSRVVHTGRPTPQAYAATPATVYFGVPTVWTRVARDPEAARALSGARLLVSGSAPLPVPVFERLRELTGHALVERYGMTETMITLSTRADGERRPGWVGLPVGEARTRLRAEDGGEVPADGETVGRLEVSGPMLFDGYLNLPETTAEVLGSDGWFATGDLAVVDADGFHRIVGRESVDLIKSGGYRIGAGEIETSLLALPEVQEVAVLGLPDEDLGQRIVAYAVVAPDDADDALAARMVEHVAADLSWHKRPREVRFVPSLPRNAMGKVQKKLMLDVPG; encoded by the coding sequence ATGACGTCCTCCTCCCCCACGACCCTCCTTCGTGCGCTGCGCGACCTCGACCTCCCGGACCACCCGGAGGCCGTCGTGGTCGACGGCCGGGCGCTGTCGCGCGCGGGCCTGCGCGAGGTCGCCGTGGCGTTCGCGTCGCGGCTGCCGGACGCCGGGCCGGTGGCGGTGTGCGCCGAGCCGACGCTGGAGACCGTCGTGGCCGTGAGCGGCTGCCTGCTGGCGGGCGTGCCCGTGGTGCCGGTGCCGCCCGACGCGGGCCCGGCCGAGACCGCGCACGTGGTGACCGACTCCGGCGCGACGTGCTGGGCCGGGCCACGACGCGACGGCGTGGACCTGCCGCTCGTCGAGGTGCCGACCGCCCCGACCGCCGGGGACCGAGGCGTCGACCTGCCCGAGCCGGTGGCGGAGACCGAGACGGCCATCGTGCTCTACACGTCGGGCACCACCGGCGCGCCCAAGGGCGTGGTCCTGAGCCACCGGGCCCTGCGGACCGGGATCGAGGGCCTGGCCGACGCGTGGGGCTGGACGGGCGACGACGTCGTCGCGCACGGCCTTCCCCTGTTCCACACCCACGGCCTGGTGCTGGGCGTGCTCGGGTCGCTGCACCTGGGCTCGCGCGTCGTGCACACCGGCCGTCCAACGCCGCAGGCGTACGCGGCGACACCTGCCACCGTCTACTTCGGCGTGCCGACCGTCTGGACGCGCGTGGCGCGCGACCCCGAGGCGGCGCGCGCGCTGTCCGGCGCGCGCCTGCTCGTGTCGGGCAGCGCTCCGCTGCCCGTGCCCGTCTTCGAGCGGCTGCGCGAGCTCACGGGCCACGCGCTCGTGGAGCGCTACGGCATGACGGAGACCATGATCACCCTCAGCACGCGGGCCGACGGCGAACGACGCCCCGGCTGGGTCGGCCTGCCGGTGGGCGAGGCCCGCACGCGCCTGCGGGCCGAGGACGGCGGCGAGGTGCCGGCGGACGGCGAGACCGTCGGTCGGCTCGAGGTCAGCGGGCCGATGCTGTTCGACGGCTACCTGAACCTGCCGGAGACGACGGCCGAGGTGCTCGGGTCCGACGGGTGGTTCGCCACGGGCGACCTCGCCGTCGTCGACGCCGACGGCTTCCACCGGATCGTCGGCCGCGAGTCGGTCGACCTGATCAAGTCCGGGGGCTACCGCATCGGCGCCGGCGAGATCGAGACGTCCCTGCTCGCGCTGCCGGAGGTGCAGGAGGTGGCCGTGCTGGGGCTGCCCGACGAGGACCTCGGCCAGCGCATCGTCGCCTACGCGGTGGTCGCGCCCGACGACGCCGACGACGCCCTCGCCGCGCGGATGGTCGAGCACGTCGCGGCGGACCTGTCGTGGCACAAGCGGCCGCGCGAGGTCCGGTTCGTGCCGTCGCTGCCGCGCAACGCGATGGGCAAGGTGCAGAAGAAGCTCATGCTCGACGTGCCGGGCTGA
- a CDS encoding transglutaminaseTgpA domain-containing protein: MLRPEASTRRRAAAVPRRPWLDQLLVVGALAVLLLGYDTVVEGRDWWVTTTLVAGLVALVCAVLGSLAPRFAVPVGLLVLVVVLGWVFVPETFAGPLPTTSTFQGLGEALSRAQVIVMEEAAPAAAARPLVLLLAGAFGLLVLVLDLVLRLRVGVFLTGAVLLVVYAAPALVSGETPSLWVFAGAAACWLALLRTRTAATSAGWASLVPALGLGGSALLVGVLLPPVLPDVTAVAKPWGEPPPQVFGRGINPMLQLGQNLRRNSTTVSARYTTTLQDPPYLKVATLRDFRGRTWRPATANDGDPFESRIGIEPEVRTSQETTTIRIADLRSSMLPVPYPVLDVDGLRGAWSLRRTGLTISSDSSTTRDQQYTVTSLERLPTAEQMRALVTSPTAVPLDYTALPDDVPRVVASTAREVTADATNDYDRAMALQDYFRQNFVYSETAPVAEDYDGNGVGVLGTFLEEKAGYCVHFSSAMAVMARELGMPSRIAVGYAPGQAAGVDDDGNTEYEVTSDDLHAWPEIYFDGVGWVGFEPTPGVGSRTGFEEPEGTPESTEQAAPQDQPSQRPSDAAAEEGSVTTEASAADSEAPTAPRTALTVAVVLLLAALLPGLLRSLLRRRRLAASDPEPWWREVEASAVDVGLAVPRAGTPRGLVDVVGPRADPDDLRRVLTAVERSRYARPGTDVADEREAARRVVDRVRAAGSRGERLRALLLPRSLLRRR, from the coding sequence GTGCTGCGTCCTGAGGCCTCCACCCGACGTCGCGCCGCCGCCGTACCGCGGCGCCCCTGGCTCGACCAGCTCCTCGTCGTCGGCGCGCTCGCCGTGCTCCTGCTGGGCTACGACACGGTCGTCGAGGGTCGTGACTGGTGGGTGACCACCACACTGGTCGCCGGCCTGGTCGCCCTCGTCTGCGCGGTGCTCGGCAGCCTCGCACCGCGGTTCGCCGTCCCGGTCGGGCTCCTCGTGCTGGTGGTGGTGCTGGGGTGGGTGTTCGTCCCCGAGACGTTCGCCGGACCCCTCCCGACCACCTCGACCTTCCAGGGACTCGGCGAGGCGCTGTCGCGGGCCCAGGTGATCGTGATGGAGGAGGCCGCGCCGGCGGCGGCCGCGCGCCCGCTCGTGCTGCTCCTCGCCGGGGCCTTCGGCCTGCTCGTCCTGGTGCTCGACCTCGTGCTGCGTCTGCGCGTCGGCGTCTTCTTGACGGGAGCCGTGCTGCTGGTGGTCTACGCCGCGCCGGCCCTGGTCTCCGGCGAGACGCCCTCGCTCTGGGTCTTCGCCGGGGCGGCCGCCTGCTGGCTCGCGCTCCTGCGCACCCGCACGGCAGCGACGTCCGCGGGCTGGGCGTCGCTGGTGCCGGCCCTCGGTCTCGGTGGCTCGGCCCTGCTCGTCGGCGTGCTGCTGCCCCCCGTCCTGCCCGACGTCACCGCCGTCGCCAAGCCGTGGGGCGAGCCGCCGCCGCAGGTGTTCGGCCGCGGCATCAACCCGATGCTGCAGCTGGGCCAGAACCTACGTCGCAACAGCACCACCGTCTCCGCGCGCTACACGACCACGCTGCAGGACCCGCCGTACCTCAAGGTCGCGACGCTGCGCGACTTCCGCGGCCGCACGTGGCGTCCGGCGACGGCGAACGACGGCGACCCGTTCGAGAGCCGCATCGGCATCGAGCCGGAGGTCCGGACGAGCCAGGAGACCACCACCATCCGGATCGCCGACCTGCGCAGCAGCATGCTGCCGGTGCCGTACCCGGTGCTCGACGTCGACGGTCTGCGCGGGGCCTGGTCGCTGCGCCGCACCGGCCTGACCATCAGCTCCGACAGCTCCACGACGCGCGACCAGCAGTACACGGTCACGAGCCTCGAGCGGCTCCCGACGGCCGAGCAGATGCGGGCGCTGGTCACGTCGCCGACCGCAGTACCCCTTGACTACACCGCGCTGCCCGACGACGTGCCGCGGGTCGTCGCCTCGACGGCGCGCGAGGTCACGGCCGACGCCACCAACGACTACGACCGTGCCATGGCGCTGCAGGACTACTTCCGCCAGAACTTCGTCTACTCCGAGACCGCGCCGGTCGCAGAGGACTACGACGGCAACGGGGTCGGCGTGCTCGGCACGTTCCTGGAGGAGAAGGCCGGCTACTGCGTGCACTTCTCCTCCGCCATGGCGGTCATGGCACGCGAGCTGGGGATGCCGTCGCGCATCGCGGTCGGCTACGCGCCCGGCCAGGCCGCCGGGGTCGACGACGACGGGAACACCGAGTACGAGGTGACGTCCGACGACCTGCACGCGTGGCCCGAGATCTACTTCGACGGCGTCGGCTGGGTCGGCTTCGAGCCGACGCCGGGCGTCGGGTCGCGCACCGGCTTCGAGGAGCCCGAGGGCACCCCGGAGAGCACCGAGCAGGCAGCACCGCAGGACCAGCCGTCGCAGCGACCGAGCGATGCCGCCGCGGAGGAGGGCTCGGTCACGACCGAGGCGTCGGCCGCCGACTCCGAGGCCCCGACGGCGCCGCGCACCGCCCTCACCGTCGCGGTCGTCCTGCTGCTCGCGGCGCTGCTGCCCGGTCTGCTGCGCAGCCTGCTGCGACGTCGTCGGCTTGCTGCCTCCGACCCCGAGCCGTGGTGGCGCGAGGTGGAGGCGTCGGCCGTCGACGTCGGGCTGGCCGTGCCGCGGGCCGGGACGCCGCGCGGCCTCGTCGACGTGGTCGGTCCTCGGGCCGACCCCGACGACCTGCGCCGGGTGCTCACCGCCGTCGAGCGCTCGCGCTACGCCCGGCCGGGCACCGACGTCGCCGACGAGCGCGAGGCCGCACGCCGGGTGGTCGACCGGGTGCGTGCGGCCGGGTCGCGCGGGGAGCGGCTGCGGGCGTTGCTCCTGCCGCGGTCGCTGCTGCGTCGACGCTGA
- a CDS encoding AAA family ATPase encodes MDDARAAARRVLTNIESVVDGKPEAVQTAVVVLLAEGHLLIEDVPGVGKTVLARALARSVDGSVRRIQFTPDLLPSDVTGVSAFNQQKGEFEFKPGAVFANIVIGDEINRASPKTQSALLEAMEERQVTVDGRTHRLATPFSVIATQNPYEMEGTYALPEAQRDRFTARISMGYPDVDAELEMLRDRDVDNPLDRLQPVVTIDDVRVMIAQARAVFASESVERYCVAIARATREDAALRLGASPRATLQLVRVAKARAYLDDRDYVLPDDVDALAPLVLPHRLVPARGSAPVEETVRRIVAETPVPQGAVEPR; translated from the coding sequence ATGGACGACGCCCGAGCCGCCGCCCGCCGTGTCCTCACGAACATCGAGTCCGTCGTCGACGGCAAGCCCGAGGCGGTCCAGACCGCCGTCGTGGTCCTGCTCGCCGAGGGCCACCTGCTGATCGAGGACGTCCCCGGCGTCGGCAAGACCGTGCTCGCCCGCGCGCTCGCGCGCAGCGTCGACGGCTCCGTGCGTCGCATCCAGTTCACGCCCGACCTGCTGCCCTCCGACGTCACCGGCGTCTCGGCGTTCAACCAGCAGAAGGGCGAGTTCGAGTTCAAGCCCGGTGCGGTGTTCGCGAACATCGTCATCGGCGACGAGATCAACCGCGCCTCCCCCAAGACCCAGTCCGCGCTCCTGGAGGCCATGGAGGAGCGGCAGGTCACGGTCGACGGGCGCACCCACCGGCTGGCGACGCCGTTCAGCGTGATCGCCACGCAGAACCCGTACGAGATGGAGGGCACGTACGCGTTGCCCGAGGCCCAGCGCGACCGCTTCACCGCCCGGATCTCGATGGGCTACCCCGACGTCGATGCCGAGCTGGAGATGCTGCGCGACCGCGACGTCGACAACCCCCTCGACCGGCTGCAGCCGGTCGTGACCATCGACGACGTCCGCGTGATGATCGCCCAGGCACGTGCCGTCTTCGCGTCGGAGTCGGTCGAGCGGTACTGCGTGGCGATCGCGCGCGCCACGCGTGAGGACGCCGCGTTGCGCCTCGGCGCCAGCCCGCGCGCGACCCTGCAGCTGGTGCGTGTCGCCAAGGCCCGCGCCTACCTGGACGACCGCGACTACGTGCTGCCCGACGACGTCGACGCCCTCGCCCCGCTCGTGCTCCCGCACCGGCTCGTCCCGGCCCGGGGCTCGGCGCCCGTGGAGGAGACGGTGCGCCGCATCGTGGCCGAGACTCCCGTGCCGCAGGGCGCGGTGGAGCCCCGATGA